Proteins encoded in a region of the Zea mays cultivar B73 chromosome 2, Zm-B73-REFERENCE-NAM-5.0, whole genome shotgun sequence genome:
- the LOC103647928 gene encoding pentatricopeptide repeat-containing protein At2g32630, which yields MQRPTLRRPLPAPSSLLCRRDDAMAGSAALPPLAAFASLLTARRFAAARSALRSLLTPRLLAVPFADLAASSLPRGAPPHAVAAFHDMLFRAYADAGAACRAAEALDAAVSRLGSLDPRSLTSSLLSLRRAGRLADAAGLLERALGSCPGSVSPLAASVVVDGLCKSGRVDDARRLLDDMPRHGVSLNALCYNSLLDCYVRQKDDGRVQEILEIMENEGIEATVGTYTILVDSLSTARDISKVEALFNEMKANNVVGDVYLYTAVINAYCRAGNMRRAAKVLDECVGNGVEPNERTYGVLINGFCKIGQMEAAEMLLADMQGQGVGLNQIIFNTMIDGYCRKGMVDDALKIKAAMEKMGVELDIYTYNTLACGLCRVNRLDEAKTLLHIMIEMGVVPNYVTYTTLISIHCKDGDMVEARRLFREMAEKGATPSVVTYNVMIDGYTKKGSIREAERFRKEMEKKGFVPDVYTYASLVHGHCVNGKVDVALKLFEEMKQRGTEPNVVAYTALISGLAKEGRSEAAFQLYDDMLKAGLIPDDSLYSALVGSLHTDNRKDVKVS from the coding sequence ATGCAACGACCCACACTGAGACGTCCCCTCCCCGCTCCGTCCTCTCTCCTCTGCCGCCGAGACGACGCGATGGCGGGGTCCGCCGCCTTGCCGCCGCTCGCCGCCTTCGCGTCGCTCCTTACCGCGCGGCGCTTCGCCGCCGCCAGGTCCGCGCTCCGGTCCCTGCTCACGCCGCGCCTACTGGCGGTGCCGTTCGCGGACCTCGCTGCCTCGTCGCTCCCGCGCGGCGCGCCGCCGCACGCCGTGGCGGCGTTCCACGATATGCTCTTCCGCGCGTACGCGGACGCGGGCGCGGCGTGCCGCGCGGCCGAGGCGCTCGACGCCGCCGTGTCCCGCCTCGGCAGCCTCGACCCGCGCTCGCTCACGTCCTCGCTGCTCTCGCTCCGCCGCGCCGGGCGCCTCGCGGACGCCGCGGGCCTCCTGGAGCGGGCGCTCGGCTCGTGCCCGGGCTCCGTCTCGCCGCTCGCCGCGTCCGTCGTCGTCGACGGGCTCTGCAAGTCGGGGCGCGTGGACGACGCGCGCCGGCTGCTCGACGATATGCCTCGCCACGGCGTGAGTCTGAATGCGCTGTGCTACAACTCGCTGCTTGACTGTTACGTGCGACAAAAGGATGACGGGCGGGTCCAGGAGATTCTAGAGATCATGGAGAACGAAGGCATCGAGGCGACGGTCGGGACGTATACGATCCTTGTGGATAGTTTGTCGACCGCCAGGGACATCAGCAAGGTCGAGGCTCTGTTTAATGAGATGAAGGCGAATAATGTTGTGGGGGATGTGTACCTGTACACCGCCGTCATCAACGCGTATTGCCGAGCAGGGAACATGCGGAGGGCCGCCAAGGTTTTGGATGAATGCGTTGGCAATGGCGTCGAGCCAAACGAGCGTACATATGGTGTATTGATCAACGGGTTCTGCAAGATTGGGCAGATGGAGGCTGCAGAGATGTTGCTGGCAGACATGCAAGGGCAAGGTGTAGGGCTTAACCAAATCATTTTCAATACCATGATTGATGGCTATTGTCGCAAAGGGATGGTGGACGATGCTCTTAAAATAAAGGCGGCCATGGAGAAAATGGGCGTCGAACTGGACATCTACACATACAACACACTGGCCTGTGGACTGTGCAGGGTGAATAGATTGGATGAGGCAAAGACTCTATTGCACATCATGATCGAGATGGGTGTCGTGCCAAATTACGTCACTTACACTACACTGATCAGCATACACTGCAAGGATGGCGACATGGTGGAGGCTAGAAGGCTGTTCCGAGAAATGGCAGAGAAAGGGGCGACGCCCAGTGTTGTGACCTACAATGTTATGATTGATGGGTACACCAAGAAGGGGAGCATCCGTGAGGCTGAGAGGTTCAGAAAGGAGATGGAGAAGAAAGGGTTTGTTCCAGATGTATACACCTATGCATCGCTAGTTCATGGGCACTGTGTCAATGGAAAGGTGGATGTGGCGCTGAAGCTATTCGAAGAGATGAAGCAGAGGGGAACGGAACCTAATGTCGTGGCCTATACGGCTCTGATATCAGGTCTGGCGAAGGAAGGGAGATCAGAGGCGGCGTTCCAGCTGTATGATGATATGCTGAAAGCTGGATTGATCCCAGATGACTCCCTATATTCTGCCCTTGTAGGAAGCCTTCACACAGATAACCGGAAAGATGTTAAGGTTTCTTAG